The Syntrophorhabdaceae bacterium DNA window CCCGTGTCTTTTCCGACGACCGCAGAGGCAATGCTCATAAGCTCTGTTTTGTCTTTATAGGTCCCGTCCTGCTTGTATATTTTTGAGGCAGTGGGGAGGTTGACCGCCTTGGCGATATGGCCGGGTCTGGAGACAAAATCGAGCTTCTTCACGCCTTTGTAGAAATCCGGTTCCCTTACATCAACGATAACAGCCTTTCCGATGCTCTTCATCACGTAATCCTTCTTCGCGAAGAGACCCGCATTCACCGTTGCCTTGTATGGTTTTACCTTTGGTTTTACCGCGTCCGTTGACAGTGCCTTTTTCTCAGCGGTCCACTTATTATACCCGCCATCGAGGATGGCGATGTTCTGGATGCCGGCATATTTCAAGGTCCAGGCAACCCTTGTGGGGTCCGCGCGGTCGGACATATTGTCGTTCTTGCCGGCGATAACTACAATCGAATCACTGCCGATGCCGGCACCACCGATTACGTCGAAGAGATCGTCGGCAGCAGGGAGCTCATTGCGTATACCGCCTTT harbors:
- a CDS encoding rhodanese-like domain-containing protein, whose amino-acid sequence is MKKIRVSLLILVLCILSLPLVSFARDVAPIVDTAWVETNINNPKVVIVDIRKVEDYKAGHIPNAVNAFYGSWAIMKGGIRNELPAADDLFDVIGGAGIGSDSIVVIAGKNDNMSDRADPTRVAWTLKYAGIQNIAILDGGYNKWTAEKKALSTDAVKPKVKPYKATVNAGLFAKKDYVMKSIGKAVIVDVREPDFYKGVKKLDFVSRPGHIAKAVNLPTASKIYKQDGTYKDKTELMSIASAVVGKDTGKEIITYCDTGKIASVWSFLLTDLLGYKDVKVYDGSTEEWTKDPKAPLEQ